The Bemisia tabaci chromosome 5, PGI_BMITA_v3 genome includes a window with the following:
- the LOC109040778 gene encoding endoribonuclease Arlr, with the protein MLSFSMMDFRPRTLFVIASFICLSQLGACATVADRDIQDFSEKLLSKDVNNAAKYVTINFQSKKRQNVEDSAPRPLLSVNKKAYDLPSISKLVKIYDNYVPDVAIPETETKEELDEEHAFIDEVSKTPVMQEMKAWLQQNSLLPKNMDNAAFNKWLFDFWFTMYSRGRRIVGSSAFEHIFLGEIKNKEVSGFHSWIFFADQENKTTADYLGWKKYQNLQDKGTVMKLSYKWSGIPKFTGSMFVGTSPELEMALYTTCFLTRPNTQCKLQLNGTPVTLQTYSFSYRGKNYIGSAYPEI; encoded by the coding sequence atgttatccttttcaatgaTGGATTTTCGGCCGAGAACTTTGTTTGTCATTGCTTCCTTCATATGCCTTTCTCAACTGGGAGCTTGTGCTACGGTGGCGGATCGGGATATCcaggatttttcagaaaagctgTTGTCAAAAGATGTGAACAATGCAGCCAAGTATGTGACAATTAACTTCCAATCCAAGAAACGTCAGAACGTTGAAGACTCAGCCCCCCGTCCACTTTTATCAGTCAACAAAAAGGCCTATGATTTACCCTCGATATCTAAGCTTGTGAAAATTTATGACAACTATGTGCCAGATGTGGCAATACCAGAGACTGAAACAAAGGAAGAGTTAGATGAAGAGCATGCTTTCATTGATGAGGTCAGCAAAACACCTGTTATGCAAGAAATGAAGGCATGGCTCCAGCAAAACTCATTGTTACCCAAAAATATGGATAATGCTGCATTCAACAAGTGGCTGTTTGACTTTTGGTTTACCATGTACTCTCGAGGCAGGAGAATAGTGGGGTCGTCGGCCTTTGAACATATATTCCTCGGAGAAATAAAGAACAAGGAGGTGTCTGGTTTTCATAGTTGGATTTTCTTTGCTGATCAAGAGAATAAAACAACTGCTGATTATCTGGGGtggaaaaaataccaaaatttgcaAGACAAAGGAACAGTCATGAAATTAAGCTACAAATGGTCAGGTATTCCCAAATTCACAGGATCAATGTTTGTTGGAACCAGCCCAGAGCTTGAGATGGCACTGTATACTACGTGCTTCTTGACCAGACCAAATACTCAATGTAAATTACAGCTGAATGGAACGCCAGTGACGTTGCAGACATATTCTTTCAGTTATAGAGGAAAGAATTATATTGGATCTGCGTATCCAGAAATATAG
- the LOC109040811 gene encoding putative odorant-binding protein A5 isoform X1 has translation MHYFMRISFQRTLLKIVTVTVGFLPMAKLTVKQEKQELLSKKIGDLLRGDYIIPDVNFFHAGWSDEEKHTIENRRFATIVRKDTKSSSEHNEHFNRIQVNLQGGIGDEEGSRVPPGVQYGVVKRNKKLIKRALIQYRLMPQFLSDLGTIRDLQVEFKSTMIANYGNNLSPFQTREAPYLQWSADPECYYTAIMINYDAPGSKYHYWREWLHWMVVNIPRFDVEAGDTLTQYVGPHPGADTGFHRYIFVLYNQGNKTIKFNEPLRLKSDLISRRNFSVFKFAEKYKLEQTPWAFNFIRAQYCGTDANPYDEEVTIVTEDVDGQKNHADYYDY, from the exons ATGCACTATTTTATGAGGATTAGTTTTCAACGTACTCTCCTGAAGATTGTTACTGTGACTGTCGGTTTTCTACCTATGGCCAAGTTAACAGTGAAACAGGAGAAGCAAGAGCTCTTATCGAAGAAAATCGGAGATTTATTGAGGGGTGACTACATTATTCCGGACGTAAATTTCTTCCATGCTGGATGGTCCGACGAGGAAAAACATACAATCGAAAATCGTCG ctttgcCACGATCGTCCGTAAAGATACCAAATCTTCTTCTGAACATAATGAGCATTTCAATCGAATCCAAGTAAATCTCCAGGGTGGCATCGGAGACGAGGAAGGCTCACGCGTTCCACCAGGAGTTCAGTA cggcGTTGTCAAACGAAACAAGAAATTAATCAAGAGAGCCCTAATTCAGTACAGGTTGATGCCTCAATTTTTATCCGACCTCGGCACCATTCGCGATTTACAA GTGGAATTTAAAAGTACCATGATTGCCAACTATGGAAACAACTTATCACCATTTCAGACGCGGGAGGCACCGTACTTACAGTGGTCAGCAGATCCAGAATGCTACTACACTGCTATTATGATTA ACTATGATGCGCCTGGTTCTAAATATCATTATTGGAGAGAATGGCTGCACTGGATGGTTGTCAATATACCCAGATTCGACGTGGAGGCTGGGGATACTTTGACACAGTACGTTGGCCCACATCCAGGAGCTGATACAG GTTTCCATCGTTACATTTTTGTATTGTACAACCAAGGGAACAAAACCATCAAGTTCAATGAGCCTCTAAGGTTAAAGAG CGACCTGATAAGCAGGAGAAACTTCTCTGTTTtcaaatttgctgaaaaatataAACTCGAACAAACACCATGGGCTTTTAATTTCATACGGGCCCAGTATTGCGGCACCGATGCCAATCCGTATGATGAAGAAGTCACAATAGTCACTGAGGACGTGGATGGTCAGAAAAATCATGCGGATTATTATGACTACTGA
- the LOC109040811 gene encoding protein D1 isoform X2, producing MVRRGKTYNRKSFATIVRKDTKSSSEHNEHFNRIQVNLQGGIGDEEGSRVPPGVQYGVVKRNKKLIKRALIQYRLMPQFLSDLGTIRDLQVEFKSTMIANYGNNLSPFQTREAPYLQWSADPECYYTAIMINYDAPGSKYHYWREWLHWMVVNIPRFDVEAGDTLTQYVGPHPGADTGFHRYIFVLYNQGNKTIKFNEPLRLKSDLISRRNFSVFKFAEKYKLEQTPWAFNFIRAQYCGTDANPYDEEVTIVTEDVDGQKNHADYYDY from the exons ATGGTCCGACGAGGAAAAACATACAATCGAAAATC ctttgcCACGATCGTCCGTAAAGATACCAAATCTTCTTCTGAACATAATGAGCATTTCAATCGAATCCAAGTAAATCTCCAGGGTGGCATCGGAGACGAGGAAGGCTCACGCGTTCCACCAGGAGTTCAGTA cggcGTTGTCAAACGAAACAAGAAATTAATCAAGAGAGCCCTAATTCAGTACAGGTTGATGCCTCAATTTTTATCCGACCTCGGCACCATTCGCGATTTACAA GTGGAATTTAAAAGTACCATGATTGCCAACTATGGAAACAACTTATCACCATTTCAGACGCGGGAGGCACCGTACTTACAGTGGTCAGCAGATCCAGAATGCTACTACACTGCTATTATGATTA ACTATGATGCGCCTGGTTCTAAATATCATTATTGGAGAGAATGGCTGCACTGGATGGTTGTCAATATACCCAGATTCGACGTGGAGGCTGGGGATACTTTGACACAGTACGTTGGCCCACATCCAGGAGCTGATACAG GTTTCCATCGTTACATTTTTGTATTGTACAACCAAGGGAACAAAACCATCAAGTTCAATGAGCCTCTAAGGTTAAAGAG CGACCTGATAAGCAGGAGAAACTTCTCTGTTTtcaaatttgctgaaaaatataAACTCGAACAAACACCATGGGCTTTTAATTTCATACGGGCCCAGTATTGCGGCACCGATGCCAATCCGTATGATGAAGAAGTCACAATAGTCACTGAGGACGTGGATGGTCAGAAAAATCATGCGGATTATTATGACTACTGA